Genomic segment of Nostoc sp. TCL240-02:
GTGCTATCAATGCTGCCGCCAGATTCACACACGATTCAATTGCATCCGAAAGCAACCCTACCGATCCGGTTAGCAGATAAGCCCCAAACTTCAAGGCAATAGTAACAATTGCTGCCCCAATTGATAAGAAAGCGTAGGAGCGCACTGTTCGACCACTCATCAAATTTACTCAACTGTAATTTTTAGCCAACAGTAACAAATTTAGCTCATAGCTTCATCCACCTTGAGACTTTGATGGAAATTTCGTATTCACATAGAAACTGGTAATGGTGTGGCACAGAAAGCGATCGCTCTTGGAAGGAATGAGGAACACCATTGTTTCTCTGGGGAACGGTAGTAATATCTGCGATCGCAGATATTACTACTTTTGGCTCCAAAGCGCGGCTTTGATTGCCTAGGACAGTGATAAATAAAGTTCAATATACGCTATGCCTAAAGATACACGCTTTTGAGTAGTAGTTTATGTGAATCTCAATTGGGTAAAACAGTTATCTTAAAATCAGAAATTATGCCACAATACTTTGGACAACTGCACACAACTGAAGCGCCTTGGTCAATCCTGGGAGCAGTACAAGCAATACAACAGAATGAGCGTCATATCCTTTTGCTGTGCGGCGACCCTTGTGTAATAGTTAGTGTGCTAGCATCAAACTTAATTCGGGTACGGATGGCCCCAAGTGGTGAATTTCTCTCTAGGCGATCGTGGGCAGTAGCACTTGCGGATGAAGAATGGCCTACTGTGCCGTTTGAAGTGCGGGAAAAAGCAGAGACTATAGAAATTGAAACTGAGCAATTGTGTATTGTCGTGTCTCGTGAGCCATGTCGTATCCAGTGTTTTGACTCAGCAGGACAGCCTTTTGCTCAAGATACAGACTTAGGGATGGGCTGGCGGACAGGGGAGGTTGCTGGGTGGAAACGAATTGAATCTGACGAACATTTCTATGGTTTTGGTGAACCGACTGGTTTACTAGATCAGCGTTCAAAAGTCAAAACCAACTGGGCATCAGATGCGATCGATTACGGCATCATGACAGACAGTATGTATCAGGCAATTCCTTTTTTCATCGCCTTGCGTCCTGGATTGGGATACGGACTTTTTTTTAATACTACTTATTGGAGCCGATTTGATCTGGGCGCACAGCAGCCTGGAGTCTGGCAGATGGAAACTCAGGGGAGCGAACTAGATTACTACATTATTTATGGGCCTGAACCTGCGAAAATTATCCAGACTTACACCCAGCTAACTGGACGGATGCCTTTGCCACCTCGATGGTCATTAGGTTATCACCAATGTCGTTGGAGTTATGAGTCACAAGATATAGTACGCAAACTAGCTGATGAATTTCGTCAGCGTCGCATTCCTTGTGATGTTATTCATTTAGATATTGACTATATGAATAGCTATCGGGTTTTTACCTGGAGTCCCAAGCGATTTGCTGACCCTCAAAAATTAATCCAAAATCTCAAACAAGATGGATTTAAAGTAGTGACGATTGTTGATCCGGGAGTCAAATACGAGCCAGAAGCAGATTACAAAGTCTTTGACGAGGGATTAAACAATAACTATTTCATCCGAAAAACTAATGGTCAATTGTTTCACGGCTATGTTTGGCCAGACAAGGCTGTCTTTCCTGATTATCTACGTCCTGAAGTTAGAGATTGGTGGGGAAATTGGCAAAAAAGTCTAACTGATATTGGTGTTGCCGGCATCTGGAACGACATGAATGAACCCGCACTGGATGACCGTCCATTCGGCGACCCTGGTAACAAAATTTCCTTTCCCCTTGATGCACCACAGGGGCCAACTGAGGAAATAACCACCCACAAAGAAGTTCACAATCTTTATGGGCTAATAATGGCACAGGCATCTTATCAAGGAGCTAAAATATCTCGTCCGACTGAACGCTCTTTTATATTGACACGCTCTGGATATGCCGGCATTCAACGCTGGTCAGCTATCTGGACAGGGGACAATCAATCTCTGTGGGAACACTTGGAAATGTCCATACCAATGCTTTGTAACCTGGGTCTATCGGGCATTCCCTTTGTTGGTAGTGATATTGGGGGGTTTGCGGGGAATGCTACGGCTGAACTATATGCGCGTTGGATGCAGCTAGGAATGCTTTACCCCTTGATGCGTGGACATTCAGCATTAACTACTGCACAGCATGAGCCTTGGGTATTTGGCGATCACATCGAAAAAATTTGTCGCGAGTATATTGAACTCCGTTATCAACTACTACCTTACATTTACACTCTTTTCTGGTTAGCTGCAACTACTGGCGCACCAATTCTTCGCCCACTTCTGTATGATTTTCCCAATGATCCAAAAACCTTTTCTCTTGCCGATCAAGTAATGCTTGGCCCCTCGTTACTAGCAGCACCTATTTACCGTCCAAGCGTTGAACATCGTGCTGTATACTTGCCTGAAGGTTGTTGGTACGATTGGTGGAGTGGAGAGGAATTTACAGGGCCAACTCACATTCTTGCTTATGCACCACTGGAAAAAATGCCGTTATATGTTCGTGCTGGCTCCATTATTGCGATCGCCCCAGTAATGCAATATGTAG
This window contains:
- a CDS encoding glycoside hydrolase family 31 protein encodes the protein MPQYFGQLHTTEAPWSILGAVQAIQQNERHILLLCGDPCVIVSVLASNLIRVRMAPSGEFLSRRSWAVALADEEWPTVPFEVREKAETIEIETEQLCIVVSREPCRIQCFDSAGQPFAQDTDLGMGWRTGEVAGWKRIESDEHFYGFGEPTGLLDQRSKVKTNWASDAIDYGIMTDSMYQAIPFFIALRPGLGYGLFFNTTYWSRFDLGAQQPGVWQMETQGSELDYYIIYGPEPAKIIQTYTQLTGRMPLPPRWSLGYHQCRWSYESQDIVRKLADEFRQRRIPCDVIHLDIDYMNSYRVFTWSPKRFADPQKLIQNLKQDGFKVVTIVDPGVKYEPEADYKVFDEGLNNNYFIRKTNGQLFHGYVWPDKAVFPDYLRPEVRDWWGNWQKSLTDIGVAGIWNDMNEPALDDRPFGDPGNKISFPLDAPQGPTEEITTHKEVHNLYGLIMAQASYQGAKISRPTERSFILTRSGYAGIQRWSAIWTGDNQSLWEHLEMSIPMLCNLGLSGIPFVGSDIGGFAGNATAELYARWMQLGMLYPLMRGHSALTTAQHEPWVFGDHIEKICREYIELRYQLLPYIYTLFWLAATTGAPILRPLLYDFPNDPKTFSLADQVMLGPSLLAAPIYRPSVEHRAVYLPEGCWYDWWSGEEFTGPTHILAYAPLEKMPLYVRAGSIIAIAPVMQYVDEHPINQMRLRIWKGVGEFTLYEDDGHTFEYKTGAFCTTSYHVYSEQQRTIVEIAAREGKFSPITREIIVELVGVGEQSFVDNGTAHRLEFST